One Gemmatimonadota bacterium DNA window includes the following coding sequences:
- a CDS encoding MoaD/ThiS family protein: MAVTVRIPTPLRKLTDNRSEIEIDGETVESLIGNMEASYPGIKDRLCDESGKVRRFINIYINEEDIRFLDGTDTTIKAGDRISIVPAIAGGQDDPHGSGSPRDRG, from the coding sequence ATGGCCGTTACCGTTCGCATACCAACCCCGCTGCGCAAGTTGACCGATAACCGGTCCGAAATCGAAATTGACGGCGAAACCGTCGAATCGCTGATCGGAAACATGGAGGCATCCTACCCCGGCATCAAGGATCGGCTCTGTGACGAGTCCGGAAAAGTGCGGCGGTTCATCAACATCTACATCAACGAAGAAGACATCCGGTTTCTGGACGGTACGGACACCACAATCAAGGCCGGAGACCGGATTTCCATCGTGCCCGCCATCGCGGGCGGCCAGGACGATCCGCACGGTTCAGGCAGTCCGCGGGACCGCGGCTGA
- a CDS encoding 3-isopropylmalate dehydrogenase, whose product MYNIAVIPGDGTGPEVVREGLKVLNAASKKFSFDYELTEYDFGGERYLRTGEILPREGLQELGDYDAIYLGAIGHPDCPPGLLEKGILLTIRFELDLYINLRPVKLYPGVECPLKDKGPEDVDFVVVRENTEDLYVGAGGVYKKGTPDEVAVQESINTRKGVERCVRYAFETAKARNKQNKVTLCAKTNVLTFAHDLWERVFYEVAEEYPGITADYAHVDATCMWMVKNPEWFDVIVTTNMFGDIITDLGAIIQGGMGIAAGGNINPEGTAMFEPIGGSAPKYTDQNVINPIAAIASCQMMLAQLGEEQAADAVERAIIEVVSTKMKSMDAGRMGYGTSEVGDLVAGALG is encoded by the coding sequence TTGTACAATATCGCGGTCATTCCGGGCGACGGGACCGGCCCGGAGGTCGTGCGTGAGGGGCTGAAAGTGCTCAACGCGGCCTCGAAGAAGTTCTCATTCGACTATGAACTCACGGAATACGATTTCGGCGGCGAGAGATACCTGAGGACGGGAGAGATCCTGCCCCGGGAGGGCCTGCAGGAGCTGGGCGACTACGACGCCATCTACCTCGGCGCCATCGGACATCCGGACTGCCCGCCCGGCCTCCTTGAAAAGGGCATCCTCCTGACGATCCGGTTCGAGCTGGACCTCTATATCAACCTGCGCCCGGTCAAACTGTACCCGGGCGTCGAATGCCCGCTCAAGGACAAGGGCCCCGAGGACGTGGACTTCGTCGTGGTCCGGGAGAACACCGAAGACCTGTACGTCGGCGCCGGCGGCGTGTACAAGAAGGGCACACCGGACGAGGTTGCGGTACAGGAGTCCATCAATACCCGCAAGGGCGTGGAGCGGTGCGTCCGCTACGCTTTCGAAACTGCGAAGGCACGAAACAAGCAGAACAAGGTGACCCTCTGCGCCAAGACCAACGTGCTGACCTTCGCCCACGACCTCTGGGAGCGGGTGTTCTACGAAGTCGCCGAGGAATATCCGGGCATCACGGCCGACTACGCCCACGTGGACGCAACCTGCATGTGGATGGTTAAGAACCCCGAGTGGTTCGACGTTATCGTCACGACCAACATGTTCGGCGATATCATCACGGACCTTGGCGCCATTATCCAGGGCGGCATGGGCATCGCCGCGGGGGGCAACATCAATCCCGAAGGCACCGCCATGTTCGAGCCCATTGGCGGTTCGGCGCCTAAATACACGGACCAGAACGTCATCAATCCCATCGCGGCCATCGCCTCCTGCCAGATGATGCTGGCGCAGCTCGGCGAAGAGCAGGCCGCCGACGCCGTGGAACGGGCCATTATCGAAGTGGTAAGTACCAAGATGAAGAGCATGGACGCCGGCCGGATGGGGTACGGCACCAGCGAAGTCGGCGACCTCGTGGCCGGGGCGTTGGGCTGA
- the ftcD gene encoding glutamate formimidoyltransferase, which yields MKPLVECVPNFSEGRDSGIVEAIAASIAAVDGVHLAGMEMDGDHNRSVITFMGAPEEVARGAFEACRTARDLIDLRHHRGVHPRIGATDVIPFIPLSDCTMDVCVSLARDYGGEIGRSLGIPVYFYGHADLDARRGELPDIRRGGFERLVGEMETNQDLAPDAGPGTVHVSAGATAVGVRDILVAYNVNLDTDDVRVARRIAQKVREKNGGLPGVRALGLLLPERHLAQVSMNLTDYRQTDMARAFDAVARLAEAEGVEVLESELVGLAPRDALGGAVPGDLRMEPMDSSRFLEYHTRLFA from the coding sequence ATGAAGCCCCTTGTCGAGTGCGTGCCCAATTTCAGCGAAGGGCGCGATTCCGGCATCGTGGAGGCCATCGCCGCCAGCATCGCCGCCGTCGACGGTGTCCACCTGGCTGGCATGGAAATGGACGGAGACCACAACCGCTCCGTAATCACCTTCATGGGTGCGCCCGAGGAAGTCGCCAGGGGCGCTTTCGAAGCCTGCAGGACGGCTCGGGACCTGATCGACCTGAGACACCATCGCGGCGTACATCCCCGGATCGGCGCCACGGACGTCATCCCCTTCATACCCCTTTCCGACTGCACCATGGACGTCTGCGTCTCCCTTGCCCGGGACTACGGCGGGGAGATCGGCCGATCTCTCGGGATTCCGGTTTATTTCTACGGGCATGCCGACCTGGATGCACGGCGTGGCGAGCTTCCGGATATACGCCGGGGTGGATTCGAACGTCTGGTCGGGGAGATGGAAACAAACCAGGACCTCGCGCCCGACGCGGGACCGGGCACGGTTCACGTTTCCGCCGGCGCCACAGCGGTCGGCGTCCGCGATATCCTTGTCGCCTACAACGTGAACCTGGACACCGATGACGTTCGTGTCGCCCGGCGAATCGCGCAGAAGGTCAGGGAGAAGAACGGCGGCCTGCCCGGGGTCCGAGCTCTTGGACTGCTGTTGCCGGAACGGCACCTCGCCCAGGTGTCCATGAACCTGACCGACTACCGGCAGACGGACATGGCCCGGGCTTTCGACGCCGTCGCGCGCCTTGCGGAAGCGGAAGGGGTCGAGGTCCTGGAGAGCGAACTGGTCGGACTCGCCCCCCGTGACGCCCTGGGCGGGGCGGTGCCCGGGGACCTGCGCATGGAACCCATGGATTCCTCCCGGTTCCTGGAATACCACACTCGCCTGTTCGCCTGA
- the ilvN gene encoding acetolactate synthase small subunit — protein sequence MARHTISMVVENRFGVLARISGLFSGRGFNIDSIAVGEAAEPGTARMTIVTQGDEMIIEQIIKQLNRLVDVIRVVDLTGENFINRELALIKVNASQATRQELVQIADIFKAKIVDINQKTIMLEATGNEDKIDAIITMVRPFGVREIARTGRVALARESTSKDTPSPEAPQPVWERERKQITADLA from the coding sequence ATGGCACGCCATACCATATCCATGGTGGTCGAGAACCGGTTCGGGGTCCTGGCCCGCATTTCCGGGCTGTTCAGCGGCCGGGGTTTCAACATCGACAGCATCGCCGTCGGCGAAGCCGCAGAACCCGGCACGGCGCGCATGACCATCGTCACGCAGGGCGACGAGATGATCATCGAACAGATCATCAAGCAGTTGAACCGCCTGGTGGACGTGATCCGGGTCGTTGATCTCACCGGGGAGAACTTCATCAACCGCGAACTCGCCCTCATCAAGGTGAACGCCAGCCAGGCCACGCGGCAGGAACTCGTGCAGATCGCCGATATCTTCAAGGCGAAGATCGTCGACATCAACCAGAAGACGATCATGCTGGAAGCCACGGGCAACGAGGACAAGATCGACGCCATCATCACCATGGTGCGGCCCTTCGGCGTGCGGGAGATCGCCCGGACCGGCCGGGTGGCGCTGGCCCGCGAATCGACCAGCAAGGACACCCCGTCACCGGAAGCCCCGCAGCCCGTCTGGGAGCGGGAACGCAAGCAGATCACCGCCGATCTGGCCTGA
- a CDS encoding Rrf2 family transcriptional regulator — protein MRVSAKAEYACRAVLELTRYHDKAEVIHISDIAVRQSIPEKYLVQILLQLQRAGLVRSKRGATGGYSLARAPGEISLGDVIRAMDGALISVESLSGDAEITDQLSGQHVLKDVWMGVQEKLGEIMDGITFEDISRQAQKSLSMYYI, from the coding sequence ATGAGGGTTTCAGCCAAGGCGGAGTACGCGTGCAGGGCCGTGCTGGAATTGACAAGGTACCACGACAAGGCGGAAGTCATCCACATCAGCGACATCGCCGTCCGCCAATCCATTCCCGAAAAATACCTCGTTCAGATCCTCCTGCAGCTTCAGCGCGCCGGCCTGGTGCGGAGCAAGCGCGGAGCGACCGGGGGCTACTCGCTGGCGCGGGCCCCGGGTGAGATCTCCCTGGGCGACGTGATCCGGGCCATGGACGGCGCCCTGATCTCCGTCGAAAGCCTTTCCGGCGACGCCGAGATAACGGACCAGCTGAGCGGCCAGCACGTATTGAAGGACGTTTGGATGGGGGTGCAGGAGAAGCTCGGCGAGATCATGGACGGCATCACGTTCGAAGACATTTCCAGGCAGGCGCAGAAGAGCCTGTCCATGTACTACATCTGA
- a CDS encoding 2-isopropylmalate synthase: MRKVDIFDTTLRDGEQVPGASLNRDEKIQVAHQLAELGVDVIEAGFAASSPGDFAAVKNIAEQVEGPVITALARAVESDIVAVAEAVKPAKRPRIHIVLGTSDTHLKHKFRKSRQQIMDMGVQAVLFAKELCEDIEYSTEDASRSDFDYLCETVEAVIDAGATVVNIPDTVGYAVPEQWGNLISRLIATVPNIEKAKVSVHCHNDLGMATANSLAAIKAGATQVECTVNGVGERAGNASLEEIVMAVKMRGDFYDARTDIETTQIYSTSLLVRDLMHMPVQRNKAIVGSNAFAHSSGIHQDGFLKHRENYEIMSPSDVGIEKSDIVLTARSGRHALRHRLELLGYTYDETRKEEFEKVHVRFLNVADRQKEVADEDLHRIVSDSPVEVPEQYLLEDFRVTSSHSGQADASVRLHVSGETIEEAGVGDNQILAALNAVDRITKLPTYVKDIQTSSNGREGAHHVQVSVGFHDQSFNSHASDTDVVKASIQAYLHSLNQLVARHGGLIVE, translated from the coding sequence ATGCGAAAAGTGGATATCTTCGACACCACGTTGCGTGACGGGGAGCAGGTCCCCGGCGCCTCGCTGAACCGGGACGAGAAGATCCAGGTCGCGCACCAGCTTGCCGAACTCGGCGTCGACGTGATCGAAGCGGGGTTCGCCGCGTCCTCGCCCGGCGACTTCGCCGCGGTCAAGAACATCGCCGAGCAGGTCGAAGGCCCCGTGATTACGGCCCTCGCAAGGGCCGTGGAATCGGACATCGTGGCCGTGGCCGAGGCCGTCAAACCCGCGAAAAGGCCCCGGATCCACATCGTCCTGGGCACGTCCGACACCCACCTGAAGCACAAGTTCCGCAAGTCCCGCCAGCAGATCATGGACATGGGCGTGCAGGCCGTCCTCTTCGCGAAGGAACTTTGCGAGGACATCGAGTATTCGACGGAGGACGCCTCCCGGAGCGATTTCGACTACCTGTGCGAGACCGTCGAGGCCGTCATCGACGCCGGCGCCACCGTGGTGAACATCCCCGATACGGTGGGCTACGCCGTCCCGGAACAGTGGGGCAACCTGATCTCCCGGCTCATCGCCACCGTGCCGAACATCGAAAAGGCCAAGGTCAGCGTGCACTGCCACAACGACCTGGGCATGGCGACGGCCAATTCCCTGGCGGCCATCAAAGCGGGTGCGACCCAGGTTGAATGCACGGTAAACGGCGTGGGCGAACGGGCGGGCAACGCCTCCCTGGAAGAGATCGTCATGGCGGTCAAGATGCGCGGGGATTTCTACGACGCGCGCACCGACATCGAGACCACCCAGATCTATTCCACGAGCCTGCTGGTGAGAGACCTGATGCACATGCCCGTGCAGCGCAACAAGGCCATCGTGGGCAGCAACGCCTTCGCCCATTCTTCGGGCATTCACCAGGACGGCTTCCTGAAGCACCGGGAGAACTACGAAATCATGAGCCCGTCGGACGTGGGCATCGAGAAGAGCGACATCGTGCTGACGGCACGATCCGGACGGCACGCGTTGCGGCACCGGCTCGAGCTGCTGGGCTACACGTACGACGAAACCCGGAAAGAAGAATTCGAAAAGGTACACGTGCGCTTCCTGAACGTGGCGGACCGGCAGAAGGAAGTGGCGGACGAAGACCTCCACCGGATCGTATCCGACTCCCCGGTGGAAGTGCCCGAACAGTACCTGCTGGAAGATTTCAGGGTGACCTCCTCGCACTCCGGCCAGGCCGATGCGAGCGTACGCCTTCACGTCAGCGGCGAGACGATTGAAGAGGCGGGCGTGGGCGACAACCAGATTCTCGCCGCGCTGAACGCCGTCGACCGGATCACCAAGCTGCCCACCTACGTGAAGGATATCCAGACCTCGTCGAACGGCCGCGAAGGCGCTCACCACGTCCAGGTCAGCGTCGGATTCCACGACCAGTCCTTCAACAGCCATGCCTCCGATACCGACGTCGTGAAAGCCAGCATCCAGGCCTACCTGCATTCCCTCAATCAACTCGTTGCGCGGCACGGCGGGCTGATCGTCGAATAA
- a CDS encoding CoA transferase — translation MGALKDIRVIDLTRVLAGPFTTMTLGDLGAEIIKVEPFGGDEARGFGPFKAGVSGYFENVNRGKRSIAIDLKHPDGRALLLELIGKSDVLVENFRPGVMKKLGLDYETLQTRFPGLIYAACSGFGQTGPYARRGAYDMIIQGMGGIVSITGEPDRPPVRVGVSIGDIAAALYSCIGILTALFTRTQTGRGQMVDIGMMDCQIALLENAIARYDMTGSVPEPLGARHPSITPFQAVETRDGWIMIAAGNNVLWNRLCEVMGREDLAGDDRFRDNNLRTENHGELHEILTGVFRESTSEDWLRRLDSAEIPCGPIQNVKQVVEDPQILAREMIVKILHPIAGPLRVAGSPLKLSETPPEVTRHAPALGEHTDPILQTLLDASADDLVRWREAGVIK, via the coding sequence ATGGGCGCTCTCAAAGACATTCGCGTCATCGACCTGACCCGGGTGCTCGCGGGTCCCTTCACGACCATGACCCTGGGCGACCTGGGCGCCGAGATCATCAAGGTCGAGCCCTTCGGCGGGGACGAGGCGCGGGGATTCGGTCCGTTCAAAGCGGGCGTGAGCGGCTACTTCGAGAATGTCAACCGGGGCAAGCGGAGCATCGCGATCGATCTGAAGCATCCCGACGGCCGCGCACTGCTCCTCGAACTGATCGGGAAGTCGGACGTCCTGGTGGAGAATTTCAGGCCGGGCGTGATGAAGAAACTCGGTCTGGACTACGAAACGTTGCAGACACGGTTCCCCGGATTGATCTACGCGGCCTGTTCCGGGTTCGGGCAGACCGGGCCCTACGCCCGGCGCGGGGCCTACGACATGATCATCCAGGGCATGGGCGGCATCGTCAGCATTACCGGTGAACCGGACCGTCCGCCCGTCCGGGTGGGCGTGTCCATCGGGGATATTGCGGCCGCGCTCTACTCGTGCATCGGCATTCTCACGGCGCTGTTTACCCGGACGCAGACGGGGCGGGGGCAGATGGTGGACATCGGCATGATGGACTGCCAGATCGCCCTGCTCGAGAACGCCATCGCCCGGTACGACATGACAGGCAGTGTACCGGAACCGCTCGGGGCCCGTCATCCGTCCATCACGCCCTTCCAGGCCGTCGAGACGCGGGACGGCTGGATCATGATCGCGGCGGGTAACAACGTCCTCTGGAACCGACTATGCGAAGTCATGGGGCGGGAGGACCTGGCAGGCGACGATCGGTTCAGGGACAACAACCTGCGCACCGAGAACCACGGCGAGCTGCACGAGATATTGACCGGTGTGTTCAGGGAAAGTACTTCGGAAGACTGGCTGCGGCGTCTCGACTCGGCCGAGATCCCCTGCGGTCCCATACAGAACGTGAAGCAGGTCGTGGAAGATCCCCAGATTCTGGCCCGCGAAATGATCGTGAAGATCCTGCATCCCATCGCCGGCCCCTTGCGCGTGGCCGGATCGCCCCTCAAGCTGTCGGAAACCCCACCGGAAGTCACCCGCCACGCCCCCGCCCTGGGGGAACACACCGACCCGATTCTTCAGACGCTGCTCGATGCGTCGGCAGATGATTTGGTACGGTGGCGCGAGGCCGGCGTGATCAAATAA
- a CDS encoding homoserine kinase — protein MSSVRVRVPATTGNLGSGYDCAGMALGLYNTIELSETESGLDVVVVGEGAEVVPLDEGNLCIVSARAVFDAADWQPAGLKARMHHAIPVSRGLGSSGVAIVAGAVAANALAANALAGRPLGTPELLRICSDLEGHPDNVVPSLLGGLSVSGERAGTIVYQTFAVPSDLKAVVAIPEFTLDTKVARGVLPDTVSMEDAVYNLCSVGMLVGGMASGNYALLREGMADRLHQPYRQHLVPGLAEVTMDALDAGAHGAALSGAGPTAIALATENHEGIGEAMVDAFARHGVTGQYRILPIDNEGCQVLPD, from the coding sequence ATGTCCTCCGTGCGGGTGCGCGTTCCCGCGACCACGGGCAACCTGGGTTCCGGCTACGACTGCGCCGGCATGGCCCTCGGCCTCTACAACACCATCGAGTTATCCGAAACGGAATCCGGCCTGGACGTGGTCGTGGTGGGTGAAGGGGCCGAAGTGGTACCCCTCGATGAAGGCAACCTGTGCATCGTCTCCGCCCGGGCTGTTTTCGACGCCGCGGACTGGCAGCCCGCCGGTCTCAAGGCGCGCATGCACCACGCCATTCCCGTCTCACGGGGACTGGGCAGCAGCGGGGTCGCCATCGTGGCGGGCGCCGTGGCGGCCAATGCCCTCGCGGCCAATGCCCTCGCGGGGCGGCCGCTGGGCACACCGGAACTCCTCCGTATCTGCTCCGATTTGGAAGGGCATCCCGACAATGTCGTTCCGTCCCTGCTCGGCGGTCTTTCCGTAAGCGGCGAGCGGGCGGGAACGATCGTATACCAGACCTTCGCCGTGCCCTCCGACCTCAAGGCCGTCGTGGCCATCCCCGAATTCACCCTCGATACCAAGGTTGCCCGCGGCGTCCTGCCGGACACGGTGTCCATGGAGGACGCGGTCTACAACCTCTGCAGCGTGGGCATGTTGGTGGGCGGGATGGCGTCGGGGAATTACGCTTTGCTCCGGGAGGGCATGGCCGACCGCTTGCACCAGCCCTACCGGCAGCACCTGGTTCCTGGTCTGGCGGAAGTCACCATGGACGCCCTGGACGCCGGCGCCCACGGCGCGGCCCTCAGCGGCGCTGGACCCACGGCCATCGCACTGGCCACAGAAAACCACGAGGGTATCGGCGAAGCCATGGTCGATGCCTTCGCCCGGCACGGCGTTACCGGACAATACCGGATCCTCCCCATAGACAACGAAGGTTGCCAGGTCCTGCCGGACTGA
- the ilvC gene encoding ketol-acid reductoisomerase: protein MARLYYDQDADLGILVGKTIAVVGYGSQGHAHALSLRDSGLDVIVGLRKGGSWDQAVEDGFEPRTVEQAAAEADIIMMLVNDELQSRLFNDFVAPNLAEGNALAFAHGFNIHFNQVVPPENVDVFMVAPKGPGHLVRRVFEEGGGVPCLLAVHQDHTGRARDIGLAYAKGIGGTRGGVIETTFREETETDLFGEQSVLCGGTSELVMAGFETLVEAGYQPEVAYFECLHELKLIVDLMYEGGIEGMRYSVSNTAEFGDLTRGPRIVNEETRAEMKRILGEIQSGAFAREWMLENQANAPVMNALRRNASEKKIVEVGRQLRSMMSWIEEKK, encoded by the coding sequence ATGGCTCGACTGTATTACGATCAGGACGCCGACCTGGGCATACTGGTCGGCAAGACCATCGCGGTTGTCGGTTACGGCAGCCAGGGACACGCCCACGCCCTTTCCCTGCGCGATTCCGGACTGGACGTCATCGTGGGATTGCGGAAGGGCGGCTCGTGGGACCAGGCCGTTGAGGACGGATTCGAGCCCCGTACCGTGGAGCAGGCGGCCGCCGAGGCCGACATTATCATGATGCTGGTCAACGACGAGCTTCAGTCCCGTCTTTTCAATGACTTCGTTGCGCCGAACCTGGCGGAGGGCAACGCCCTGGCCTTCGCCCACGGGTTCAACATCCATTTCAACCAGGTCGTCCCGCCCGAAAACGTGGACGTCTTCATGGTCGCGCCCAAGGGACCGGGCCACCTCGTGCGCCGGGTCTTCGAGGAAGGCGGCGGCGTGCCCTGCCTGCTGGCGGTCCACCAGGACCACACGGGCCGCGCCCGGGACATCGGCCTGGCCTATGCCAAGGGCATCGGCGGCACCCGGGGCGGTGTCATCGAGACGACCTTCCGCGAAGAAACAGAGACCGATCTCTTCGGCGAACAGTCCGTCCTGTGCGGCGGCACTTCCGAACTCGTCATGGCCGGTTTCGAGACGCTGGTCGAGGCGGGGTACCAGCCCGAGGTCGCCTACTTCGAGTGCCTGCACGAACTGAAGCTCATCGTGGACCTCATGTACGAAGGCGGCATCGAAGGCATGCGTTATTCCGTCAGTAACACGGCCGAATTCGGCGACCTGACCCGCGGCCCCCGGATCGTCAACGAGGAGACCCGCGCCGAAATGAAGCGCATTCTCGGCGAAATCCAGTCCGGCGCCTTCGCCCGCGAGTGGATGCTCGAGAACCAGGCCAACGCGCCCGTCATGAACGCGCTCAGACGCAATGCATCGGAAAAGAAGATCGTGGAAGTCGGCCGGCAGTTGCGCAGCATGATGAGCTGGATCGAAGAGAAGAAGTAA
- the cysK gene encoding cysteine synthase A has product MASGNGIYDSALDLIGNTPLVRLNRINHVPGIDLLGKLESGNPGGSVKDRVGLSMILDAERQGLLNPGGTIVEPTSGNTGLGLSMVAAVRGYKVILVMPDNMSSERRVLLTSYGAELVLTPGMLGMAGAVQKAEEILAEHPDYFMPQQFKNPANVEIHRKTTAEEIWDATGGKIDAFVAAVGTGGTLTGVGQFLKEKDDRIRVIAVEPSLSPVISGKPVESLVHAIQGIGAGFIPDILDRSIIDDVMLIDDEDAYQTARRVGLEEGLLVGISAGANVCAGLRLAEDLGEGRIVTILCDTGERYLSIREYFEGQSD; this is encoded by the coding sequence GTGGCCTCCGGGAACGGAATATACGACAGCGCGCTCGACCTGATAGGCAACACCCCCCTGGTTCGCCTGAACCGGATCAATCATGTCCCGGGGATCGACCTGCTTGGCAAGCTTGAGTCAGGCAACCCCGGCGGCAGCGTCAAGGACCGCGTCGGCCTGAGCATGATCCTGGACGCCGAGCGACAAGGCCTGCTCAATCCGGGCGGCACGATCGTGGAGCCGACGAGCGGCAACACGGGGCTAGGCCTGAGCATGGTGGCCGCGGTTCGGGGCTACAAGGTCATCCTCGTAATGCCGGACAACATGAGTTCGGAGCGGCGCGTGCTGCTGACCTCCTACGGCGCGGAGCTGGTGCTGACACCGGGCATGCTGGGCATGGCCGGCGCCGTGCAGAAGGCGGAGGAGATCCTCGCCGAACATCCCGACTACTTCATGCCCCAGCAGTTCAAGAACCCCGCCAACGTGGAAATTCACCGCAAGACCACGGCCGAGGAGATCTGGGACGCGACCGGCGGAAAAATCGACGCCTTCGTGGCCGCCGTGGGCACCGGGGGAACGCTGACCGGCGTAGGGCAATTCTTGAAAGAGAAGGACGATCGCATCCGCGTGATCGCCGTGGAACCCTCGTTGTCCCCCGTGATATCGGGCAAGCCCGTGGAAAGCCTGGTGCACGCCATCCAGGGCATCGGCGCAGGGTTCATTCCCGATATCCTGGACCGGTCGATCATTGACGACGTGATGTTGATCGATGACGAGGACGCCTACCAGACGGCCCGTCGCGTGGGCCTGGAGGAAGGACTCCTGGTGGGCATCTCGGCAGGCGCCAACGTATGCGCCGGCCTCAGGCTGGCGGAGGACTTGGGAGAAGGCCGAATCGTAACCATCCTGTGCGATACCGGAGAGAGATACCTGAGCATCCGGGAGTACTTCGAAGGACAGAGCGATTAA